The window TCCCTTCCCctcaggggcagggtgggggaggggtgtgaaTGAAATAAACAAGTGTCAACAACAGAAAACACCAGGCACAGGTTCTCCTCCCACCACAGAGCTAATTCAGATCAGCCACTCTCAGGAAAGTTTGGTGCTGATCTCAAGTTTCCTATACTTTCAGAAGTCAGGTTTCTAGCCCCTCTGTCGCCACCTCCAGTGCCAACCGCCAGCTGATGATGCTGGAAGGAAAGTCAGGACCCTACTTTTCCTCTCTGGACTCGAGCATCGACATGCTGAAGAAGAGGGCCCAGGAGCTGATCGAAAACATCAACGAGAGCAGACAGAAGGACCATGCCCTCATGACCAACTTCAGAGACAGCCTCAAGATCAAGGTGACTGATTCCCCCCACATACTGCAGAAGCCCAGGGAAAGGGAGGAGGTGTTCCTTATGTGAAACATAAAGGGGGAGGCAATGAACTGCTGTTACGTTCCCCACATGTTCTAGACAGTCTGCGTATGGCACCTGATTTCACCCTTAGAGCAATCCTGCAGAGAAGAGCTTGGACCATATTGCAGACGGGCAAAGTAAGGTTTGGAAATGATTTGCCTGAGTGAGAGAGCCAGGATGAGAAGCCAAGATACACCTGTATCACAGACTAGCCCCTTACCTTCATGCTGGGCTAATGGCTGTGGCAGGAGGGGACTGAGGCATAACCTGAGTTATCACACCCACTTGTCCTCCCGAAGTCACATGatttgggaaagtgaaagtccctgAACATGCCTGGGGCTTATGTCTAACAAAACCTAATATTATGTTCAGGTCTGTTATTAATAGTTGTCCCCGATGCTTCTTCAGAATGTGTCCTATAAGTCAGACAACTTGTGAATTCCACACATCATCTCTCAATGACAGGCTGACTTCCTCCCTCAGCCGCATTCCTACCTACCTGGTACATAgcaaatttagagaaaaatataacatagcagaaaaaaaaagataaaaatattcagatgataccataACCCAGAGGCCACTTTGTTGCATGTTTTCCTCTAGTCTCTGTTCTAGATACTTTCCTCCTAACCTGACTGAGCTTATATACATAATTTTgcacctttctttttaaaaagaaaaatgatctgGGATAAGGTTacactaatacatatatataagtaatatataattatatattacataattatatatgtataatgtaatataactatataattatatataaagtatataattatatagttataatcacaaatatataattatagattatataattatatatgtaatatataataatataatacatatatgtaaagtCACATTCTTCTACTTTGTTTGACCTAAACTTTTACTGTCTCTTGAATCATGTTTTTAATCACTCTTTGAAGATGCATCAAGTTGAAATTATTtctcataaaaaaaagaaaaatttaacataGGCCTTTTCACTGCCAGTCACCAGAGTTGTTTTTACCACTTTTATAAGATAAACTGCAGAAATCTTAAAGAGCCAGTCAGAAAAAATGTCTCTTGACGCCTCTTGTTTGATTTTCTAAGATCACCTCTTATTCCTTCAAAGGTTTCAGACCTGACAGAGAAGCTCGAGGAGAGGATGTATCAGATTTATAATCACCACAACAAGATCATCCAGGAAAAGCTCCAAGAGTTCACCCAAAAGATGGCAAAGATCAGTCACCTGGAAACAGAGCTCAAACAAGTATGCCACACCGTGGAGACTGTGTACAAAGACCTTTGTGTCCAGCCTGAGGTATGAGAGTTGTAGGGGCTAAGATGAAAGTAAATGTCAGCAGGGACTTCCCCTggctgtccaatggttaagactccatgatcccaatgcagggggcacgggttcagtccctggtgggggaactaagatcccacatgccatgaggtatgaccagaaaaaaaaaacattttttttaaagtaaatatcaaCAGAGAGCGAGGATTTTAGCATCACCAGGCTCTAAACCCCACAGGAGCCACTGTCTGCAAAGGCCCCGGTGCTCTGGCCACCCTACGCATGGCCCCATGCGCCTGTATGTGGTGTGTCCGAACTAAGAAGCCGGACTGTTATTTCCTACACTGTGTGTCCGCTCTGTGGTGGGTGACAAAAAGGACAAAGTCCCCTTTGCCCTCAGCCCCGAGCCCTGGCAGTGCCCACCTGGGTTTATTTATTACAGCCAAGCCCAAGACTCCAACATGGCCCAGATCACTTCTGGGCTGGGGAAATCCCTGCTGGGTCCCAGCGTGCTTCACAGCCCTTTCACGTGTTCCTTTTTCCTGTTACTGGTTACCAGAAAATGTGATCCAACACGGTGGGGTCAGACATGCACACTCTTTTATTATCCTCTCTCTTTACCCCTCATTCTGCTCCAGCGTCCAGCATAAGGCACTTGCCCCCAGATGGGAGGGTCAGAGGGTGCAGAGTGAATGTTGCCGTGTGGATGGAGCAGTTCACTTAGACACTGGTGGGTCTCacaagttgcttccatgtcactctcctccccactccctgctccCCTGTCGAGGAGCCTCTGTTCCAAGGCAGGTAGAGTCCATGCCTGTTCACGGTCAAAACTGGATTGAGACACTCAGTACAGAAAGTCCCATCTTCTCtttaaggaacacatttgaatgacttcaaaagggaaattttgatatttaaaaatcagtgtctCTCACTTCCCACCAGAAGAACTGGCTCCATCTGCCACCTCTCCAACTAAGCTCCAAGCCCTGTGTCTCCCTGGAGAGGGGTTTGGTGCCATCTGGGCTCCCAGGTGAAGTGGGTTCACTTGCCGGCCACGAACGCCTGGATCCCTGTGATAGCCCTTCCAAGGATCAGAGCATGGATGTCATGAGTACCTGGACAAATAAATGCAGAGTCAGTTTGCAGTCTTAACAGCTCGcgatttccctttatttttctttaaattttgcttatttattttggatgtgccacatggcatgtgggatcttagttccccaaccagggatcttaattccctgactgtgtcccttgcagtggaagtgcagagtcctaaccactggcccaccagggaaatcccccacaAATTGCTTTTAAAGTCAATCTTCATGTCCCCCCACAGGCTACTACTCTGGAAGAAGAACAGATTCACAAAGATGGCGAATGCTGATAGCTACCAGGAGAGTCACTCTTAGTgacagccaccaaggaaggccacCGTTTGGGCCATGCTGAGAAAATTGTTTTTCAGAGTTCTGCAATGCTTCTTtggcaaaaacaagcaaacaaaacccaaCCGATGCTCTTTGTGCCAGGCCTCAAAGCACAGCAAGTCCAGCCCCCACCATGGGCCCAGCTTTGGTACTCTCCCAGattcaccccaccccaaccccacagTTGATTAAATGTTTGATTTTCAACCCAGCCATGCTTTCTTCCCGCAGAGGTGGAAAGAGCTAATGAGCTCTGCGGGAAATGGATCAGGCCCTTTCTTACCCGCAGGAGGGACAGGAAAGCAAACATCAGACAATTAATTGCCTGTCCCAGCTGATCCCTGCCCCCCTCATCCTGGAGCCACTGCCCCAAGCCACACATCCCACATCCCACCCCACATCCACAAAGGCAACACTCTACAGCCCTCCTGTTCTCATCTGTTCTTCCTTAGCTTCCCAAGGCAGAAACCAGAGATTATGCCCTCCCTTTTACGGAGCaaaataattctcttttcttcctaaagTGCAAATCTGATCCCGCCCCTCCCCTGCATAAAACCACCTGGAGGTCCCCTCAGCTTGTCCTCAGGGTCCCTGTCATGCCTGTAGaatccccgccccctcccctttGCCGTCTGGAATGCCCCACCCAGACAGCACTGGACGCTACTTCCATCTCTGCCCAGGGAACTACACCTCCCTCAAGGCTTCTTATGGTTCCACTTTCTCCCTCAGAGACTGAGTCCTGTTAAAGCTCCCTCTAGTCTGCATGGCTCACACTAGAATTAcatatctctcttctttttttcatccacaccttggcttgtgggatctttgttccccagccAAGGACTAAATTCAGGCCACTGCAGTGGacgcgccaagtcctaaccacggggccatcagggaagtccccgcaccttttttctttttaattatctttttctatgtctgtcttCCTACGAGGCAAGGGGTTCTGGGCCCACGGGAGTCATAACCAGTTACCAGGTGCAGACACCACAGCCTGCCAGTGATTTaccgtttttctttttctcacgtAAAATGGAGTGCTGATTCCTGTGTGTAGCTGCACACTCACCTCCTTGAATTCGCCAGCCCACTGGGTGTTGTGCCCCCATCTGGGGATGCCCGAGGAAGCCGTAAGAGGGCTTGGGAACATCCCTCCTTGAGCATGACGGGGGAAAGGACTGGGAGTGTGGACTTCCATGGTCCCCCTGTGGGCCACTCCAGATGCAGGACCGAGGAGGGGACTTGCCCACATCATGCTGCCAACTGGTGCCAGACAGCTGACAGCAGGAGCTGAGcctgctgcccctgcccctccttgCTGTCCCCTTCCCCAGATGTGAGGCCACTGTGaacccccccacacaccccagGAGTCCAGCCCCCACCTTCATAGGTGTTCACAGACTCCAGGTTCATGACATGCCGGATCACGTGATACTCATCAGAAATCCCATTCCCCCCAAGCATGTCTCGGGCCTGGCGAGCAATGTCCAGGGCCTTCCCACAGTTATTCCTCTTCAGCAAAGAGACCATTTCCGGGGCGGCCCTGGAAACAGCACAGACGTCACAAACactgggttacaaagagctgACCCTGCTCTGGGCACCCAGGCATCCCTACCCCCAGGCAAAGCCAGCCGGGAGGAGGGTTACATCACAGCAGCGGACATGGCTCCCGGTGAGAGAGAGGTAGGCAGGGCGGGGTCCCCAGGGGCCACCAGGCAGGAAGGTCCTCTCTCCAAGGCCCAACCACCACCATGCCTGGAAGGGGCACCAGGTCCTCCTGCCATAGCTGCCTGCCCCTTCCCACACACAGAGCCCCTACTTGTCTTGATCCTTCAAGCGGCCGAGCTGCAGGCAGGCATGGAGGCCCAACGTGATCTCGGTGAGCATGTCCGCCAGCTTTTTCTGAATCAGTTGGTTCTTGGCCAGTGGGACACCAAACTGGATCCTATGCAGGCAAGGTCAAGGCAAATCTTACAGAGGAGGGCACTCCCCAGACCTATCCCAGGGCCTTTCCAGGCTGCCCCAGAGTGAGCTGTGTCCCCACTCAGCTCACTCTGGCCCTGCTGCTGACTGAGCCCCTCACTGCTCAGAAGGACTTCCTCAGCCAATTCACAGAGCAGGGAACTTAGGTCTGGTGGCTGGGTGCCAAGGGTGGAGGGGTAAGTGATGGAGACCAAGCCTCCCGCCCCATACCCCTGGGAGTTGGCATGTAGCCCCCACACACCTGTCCAGAGTGTACTGCCGGGCCGTGTGCAAACAGAACTCAGCAGCTCCAAGCACACCCCATGTGATGCCATAGCGGGCATTGTTTAGGCAGCCGAAGGGACCCTGTAGGGTTGAGACAGGGCCTCAGCCCCACCAAGAGATGAGAGAACCTGTAGAGAACTATTAAGTGCCCCCTCCCCAGACACCCCTGATATGCAGTCAGTGTAAACCAGGGAGACTCAGGACAACTGTTGAAGTCACACATGGCTTTGGCATCAGAGCCAACAATGCACATAGGGTTTTGCTTCTTGCCTACTCACTCTTGGTTTTCATAGAGTTCTCCCCAGTCCAAGATCTGGACGGGAGGCTCAGATCTAGGGTCTGAGGTAAGGAGACAGGAAGATGCACATGCAAGCAGAATTAAGTTGGTTCAGGCCTCTATGTGTCCCAGGCCAAGCCAGCTTGAGTGAGATGGTCACCAAAATGGGGCGgttttgggtttcccttgtggctcagtggtaaagaatccacctgccaatgcaggagatacaggtttgctctctggtccaggaagatcccacatgccacagagcaacaagCCAGTGcgcaactattgaacctgtgctctagaacctgggcaCCTCAACTACAGAAGCttacacaccacaactagagagtagcccctgctcactgcaattagacaaaagtccatgcagcaaggaacatccagcacagctaaaaattaaaaaggagagggGGGCAGTTTCAGCACACATCAGTGAGCCAGGCAGAGCCTCTCCAAGTCACTACTGTTTGGCTCCATGGGTATCTCTTCCCCAGCTGGGTCCCTAGCAAGGGGCCTGCCCAAGAAAAGAGAAGCAGCAGGTGACTTGCTATCAGTTCCCAAGGTGGCTGCTGCTTACCGCCAGACCAGACACCCCGGGCAGCACATTCTCCTCTGGCACCTCCACATCATCCATAATAATCATCCCTGTGGATGATGCCCGCAGAGAGAACTTGCCCTCAATCCTGGGGGTTGAGAGGCCCCgcatccccttctccagcaggaagCCCCGAATGCAGCTATCCTCACACCGAGCCCATACTATC is drawn from Bos mutus isolate GX-2022 chromosome 7, NWIPB_WYAK_1.1, whole genome shotgun sequence and contains these coding sequences:
- the SYCE2 gene encoding synaptonemal complex central element protein 2 isoform X1 produces the protein MERQGVDMPHVEFKDQEPQLLGENQEQQQGEETRDEEACQGPARSQVSSPSVATSSANRQLMMLEGKSGPYFSSLDSSIDMLKKRAQELIENINESRQKDHALMTNFRDSLKIKVSDLTEKLEERMYQIYNHHNKIIQEKLQEFTQKMAKISHLETELKQVCHTVETVYKDLCVQPEATTLEEEQIHKDGEC
- the SYCE2 gene encoding synaptonemal complex central element protein 2 isoform X4 — encoded protein: MRSQVSSPSVATSSANRQLMMLEGKSGPYFSSLDSSIDMLKKRAQELIENINESRQKDHALMTNFRDSLKIKVSDLTEKLEERMYQIYNHHNKIIQEKLQEFTQKMAKISHLETELKQVCHTVETVYKDLCVQPEATTLEEEQIHKDGEC
- the SYCE2 gene encoding synaptonemal complex central element protein 2 isoform X2, with product MERQGVDMPHVEFKDQEPQLLGENQEQQQGEETRDEEACQGPASQVSSPSVATSSANRQLMMLEGKSGPYFSSLDSSIDMLKKRAQELIENINESRQKDHALMTNFRDSLKIKVSDLTEKLEERMYQIYNHHNKIIQEKLQEFTQKMAKISHLETELKQVCHTVETVYKDLCVQPEATTLEEEQIHKDGEC
- the SYCE2 gene encoding synaptonemal complex central element protein 2 isoform X3, with amino-acid sequence MERQGVDMPHVEFKDQEPQLLGENQEQQQGEETRDEEACQGPASANRQLMMLEGKSGPYFSSLDSSIDMLKKRAQELIENINESRQKDHALMTNFRDSLKIKVSDLTEKLEERMYQIYNHHNKIIQEKLQEFTQKMAKISHLETELKQVCHTVETVYKDLCVQPEATTLEEEQIHKDGEC